From Salarias fasciatus chromosome 12, fSalaFa1.1, whole genome shotgun sequence, the proteins below share one genomic window:
- the lnpep gene encoding leucyl-cystinyl aminopeptidase isoform X2, translated as MDLFDSNSSEHANLPRNMIENSMFEEEPDVVDLAKDSGTFPTLPALDPDEVSYEPRSSRLLVRGLGENDMDEDEEDCESSARLLGMSFMNRSSAHRSNTSPYTRQAPPRSCSRPSARTMVVCVLLLVIVASMTMVLYFLPGCTFTKTGCPKANSSTPIEPVYPTSSTGDVFPWARYRLPQSVHPVSYDLTLNPDLDDMTFTGRAVITMSVFHNTDRIVLHAANLNITKATFKLGDGDARDETILEYRNNEQIAVKFSEELQAGQRCVLTLDYSAALSHTYGGFYNSSYIDKDGNKRVLAATQFEPLAARKAFPCFDEPAFKATFQIRISRKSDYMALSNMPLAKSTPLENGLVQDEFEKTTVNMSTYLVAFIVANFTPISKNVSNTLVSVYSVPEKKEHTHYALEMASKLLAFYNEFFEIEYPLKKLDLVAIPDFLAGAMENWGLITFRETTLLVGKDSSPLEKQVVASVIAHELAHQWFGNLVTMSWWNDLWLNEGFATYMQYTSLQTVSPNLDTGNLFLAVRFRALDKDALNSSHAVSAEVNADEQVEEMFDSVSYEKGASVLLMLRASLPEEQQFRKGIIQYLKEFSQLNTDTGDLWNSLTQVDVSSLHQNVSEMMSSWTSQKGFPLVTVSVQEDQVEIKQEHFLLTSDDATRTSSLWNIPVTYVNDSCSVAPECRQVFHLKSKSDTLKLPGKVKWLKLNYQNTGFYIVHYGDEGWAALTDALSKNVNALTHEDRASLIHNIFALSRLGRVSFYQVLNLLKYMSSETETAPVTEALLQLNSIYKLLDKRQESGLQARMKDYILRSFGSLMDNQTWGEEDSVSKQELRSALLGTACSLMQENCVQHAKSLFKQFAESSGTLRIPGDLQQVVFTVAAQSDEDWMTLLNMHQNVTLDSVKRKMLQGLASTQDARRIIWILKAGLDGTFIQTQDLPLVINTVSQGFAGYLFCWDFIQENWDRLIEKFPLGSFAIQTIIKSATSQFSTQAHLDQVQAFFSSLKERGSQMRSVQEALETIRLNQRWMDKNLPSLQQWL; from the exons ATGGATTTATTTGACAGCAACAGTTCAG AACACGCCAACCTGCCAAGGAACATGATCGAGAACAGCATGTTTGAAGAAGAGCCTGATGTTGTGGATTTGGCTAAAGACTCTGGAACATTTCCG ACGCTCCCTGCTCTTGACCCCGATGAGGTGTCGTATGAGCCTCGCAGCTCGCGGCTCCTTGTGCGAGGCCTGGGAGAGAACGACatggacgaggacgaggaggactgCGAGTCTTCAGCTCGTCTGCTGGGCATGTCCTTCATGAACCGCAGCTCCGCTCACAGATCCAACACTTCCCCGTACACCAGACAAGCTCCACCGAG ATCATGTTCACGACCTTCAGCACGCACAATGGTCGTATGCGTGCTACTCCTGGTGATAGTGGCCTCTATGACCATGGTGCTGTACTTCTTACCAGGCTGCACCTTTACCAAG ACTGGTTGTCCCAAAGCGAACAGTAGCACTCCCATTGAGCCAGTCTACCCTACGTCCTCCACCGGTGACGTGTTTCCGTGGGCGCGCTACCGGCTTCCTCAGAGTGTACATCCCGTCAGCTACGACCTCACCCTGAACCCCGACCTGGACGACATGACCTTCACTGGGCGGGCTGTCATCACCATGTCTGTTTTTCACAACACCGACCGCATCGTCCTGCATGCAGCGAATCTCAACATCACTAAAGCTACCTTCAAG CTGGGTGATGGGGACGCCAGGGACGAGACTATACTGGAGTACAGAAACAATGAGCAGATAGCTGTGAAGTTCTCCGAGGAACTGCAGGCAGGCCAGCGCTGCGTTTTGACCCTGGATTACTCCGCCGCCCTCTCTCACACCTATGGTGGTTTCTACAACAGCTCATACATCGATAAAGATGGAAACAAAAG GGTCCTTGCAGCTACGCAGTTTGAGCCACTCGCTGCCAGGAAGGCCTTCCCATGTTTTGATGAACCAGCATTCAAAGCTACTTTTCAGATTAGGATCAGCAGAAAGTCGGACTACATGGCTCTCTCCAACATGCCGTTG GCTAAATCCACCCCTCTGGAAAATGGCCTTGTGCAGGATGAGTTTGAAAAGACCACCGTCAACATGAGCACGTACTTGGTGGCGTTCATAGTAGCTAATTTTACTCCAATCAgcaaaaatgtttcaaacacCCTG GTATCAGTCTACTCTGTGCCAGAGAAGAAGGAGCACACTCACTATGCTCTGGAAATGGCCTCTAAGCTGCTGGCATTTTACAATGAGTTCTTTGAAATTGAGTACCCCCTAAAAAAACTAG ACTTGGTCGCTATCCCTGACTTCCTGGCCGGAGCCATGGAGAACTGGGGCCTCATCACTTTCCGGGAGACCACCCTGTTGGTTGGCAAAGACTCCTCTCCGCTGGAAAAACAAGTCGTCGCGTCCGTCATCGCGCACGAGCTTGCCCATCAG TGGTTTGGAAACCTGGTCACGATGAGCTGGTGGAACGACCTGTGGCTCAACGAAGGCTTTGCCACTTACATGCAGTACACGTCACTGCAGACTGTGTCGCCCAACCTGGACACT GGGAATTTGTTTCTGGCAGTGCGCTTCAGAGCCTTGGACAAAGATGCGCTGAACTCCTCCCACGCTGTGTCGGCGGAGGTTAACGCAGATGAACAAGTGGAGGAGATGTTTGACTCCGTCTCCTATGAAAAG GGTGCCTCTGTTCTCCTGATGCTGCGCGCTTCACTGCCAGAAGAGCAACAGTTCAGGAAGGGTATTATCCAATACCTCAAGGAATTCAGCCAGTTAAATACGGACACTGGTGACCTCTGGAATAGCCTCACCCAG GTTGATGTCTCCTCTCTGCACCAGAATGTATCGGAGATGATGAGCTCATGGACGTCACAGAAAGGCTTCCCTCTGGTCACTGTGAGTGTTCAGGAAGACCAGGTGGAGATCAAGCAGGAGCACTTCCTGCTGACGTCTGACGATGCCACGCGTACTTCAAG CTTGTGGAACATCCCGGTGACGTACGTCAACGACAGCTGCAGTGTGGCTCCTGAGTGCAGACAGGTGTTCCATCTCAAGTCCAAGTCAG acactCTGAAGCTCCCAGGAAAAGTCAAGTGGCTGAAGCTGAACTATCAAAACACAGGCTTCTACATTGTTCACTATGGAGATGAAGGCTGGGCTGCGCTGACGGATGCTTTGTCCAAAAATGTCAATGCTTTGACGCACGAGGACCGTGCCTCGCTTATACATAACATCTTCGCATTGTCCAG ACTTGGACGCGTCTCCTTCTATCAAGTCCTCAACCTGCTGAAATACATGTCCAGCGAGACGGAGACGGCGCCCGTGACAGAGGCGCTGTTACAGCTCAACAGCATCTACAAGCTGCTTGATAAGAGACAGGAGTCCGGTCTTCAGGCCCGCATGAAG GATTACATTCTGCGCAGTTTTGGATCTTTAATGGACAACCAGACGTGGGGAGAGGAGGACAGCGTGTCCAAACAGGAGCTGCGCTCAGCGCTGCTCGGAACAGCCTGTAGCTTGATGCAGGAAAATTGTGTTCAGCATGCCAAATCCCTCTTCAAACAGTTTGCAGAATCCAGTGGGACATTACG gatTCCAGGGGATCTGCAGCAAGTCGTTTTCACCGTCGCTGCTCAGTCGGATGAAGACTGGATGACTTTGCTCAACATGCACCAAAACGTCACCTTGGATTCAGTGAAGCGAAAAATGCTGCAAGGCTTAGCATCCACCCAGGACGCACGGCGAATAATCTG gATTCTGAAGGCGGGTCTGGACGGAACCTTCATCCAGACGCAGGACCTGCCTCTGGTCATCAACACTGTGAGTCAGGGTTTCGCAGGCTACTTGTTTTGCTGGGATTTCATTCAAGAGAACTGGGACCGCCTTATAGAAAA
- the lnpep gene encoding leucyl-cystinyl aminopeptidase isoform X1, translated as MDLFDSNSSEHANLPRNMIENSMFEEEPDVVDLAKDSGTFPTLPALDPDEVSYEPRSSRLLVRGLGENDMDEDEEDCESSARLLGMSFMNRSSAHRSNTSPYTRQAPPRSCSRPSARTMVVCVLLLVIVASMTMVLYFLPGCTFTKTGCPKANSSTPIEPVYPTSSTGDVFPWARYRLPQSVHPVSYDLTLNPDLDDMTFTGRAVITMSVFHNTDRIVLHAANLNITKATFKQLGDGDARDETILEYRNNEQIAVKFSEELQAGQRCVLTLDYSAALSHTYGGFYNSSYIDKDGNKRVLAATQFEPLAARKAFPCFDEPAFKATFQIRISRKSDYMALSNMPLAKSTPLENGLVQDEFEKTTVNMSTYLVAFIVANFTPISKNVSNTLVSVYSVPEKKEHTHYALEMASKLLAFYNEFFEIEYPLKKLDLVAIPDFLAGAMENWGLITFRETTLLVGKDSSPLEKQVVASVIAHELAHQWFGNLVTMSWWNDLWLNEGFATYMQYTSLQTVSPNLDTGNLFLAVRFRALDKDALNSSHAVSAEVNADEQVEEMFDSVSYEKGASVLLMLRASLPEEQQFRKGIIQYLKEFSQLNTDTGDLWNSLTQVDVSSLHQNVSEMMSSWTSQKGFPLVTVSVQEDQVEIKQEHFLLTSDDATRTSSLWNIPVTYVNDSCSVAPECRQVFHLKSKSDTLKLPGKVKWLKLNYQNTGFYIVHYGDEGWAALTDALSKNVNALTHEDRASLIHNIFALSRLGRVSFYQVLNLLKYMSSETETAPVTEALLQLNSIYKLLDKRQESGLQARMKDYILRSFGSLMDNQTWGEEDSVSKQELRSALLGTACSLMQENCVQHAKSLFKQFAESSGTLRIPGDLQQVVFTVAAQSDEDWMTLLNMHQNVTLDSVKRKMLQGLASTQDARRIIWILKAGLDGTFIQTQDLPLVINTVSQGFAGYLFCWDFIQENWDRLIEKFPLGSFAIQTIIKSATSQFSTQAHLDQVQAFFSSLKERGSQMRSVQEALETIRLNQRWMDKNLPSLQQWL; from the exons ATGGATTTATTTGACAGCAACAGTTCAG AACACGCCAACCTGCCAAGGAACATGATCGAGAACAGCATGTTTGAAGAAGAGCCTGATGTTGTGGATTTGGCTAAAGACTCTGGAACATTTCCG ACGCTCCCTGCTCTTGACCCCGATGAGGTGTCGTATGAGCCTCGCAGCTCGCGGCTCCTTGTGCGAGGCCTGGGAGAGAACGACatggacgaggacgaggaggactgCGAGTCTTCAGCTCGTCTGCTGGGCATGTCCTTCATGAACCGCAGCTCCGCTCACAGATCCAACACTTCCCCGTACACCAGACAAGCTCCACCGAG ATCATGTTCACGACCTTCAGCACGCACAATGGTCGTATGCGTGCTACTCCTGGTGATAGTGGCCTCTATGACCATGGTGCTGTACTTCTTACCAGGCTGCACCTTTACCAAG ACTGGTTGTCCCAAAGCGAACAGTAGCACTCCCATTGAGCCAGTCTACCCTACGTCCTCCACCGGTGACGTGTTTCCGTGGGCGCGCTACCGGCTTCCTCAGAGTGTACATCCCGTCAGCTACGACCTCACCCTGAACCCCGACCTGGACGACATGACCTTCACTGGGCGGGCTGTCATCACCATGTCTGTTTTTCACAACACCGACCGCATCGTCCTGCATGCAGCGAATCTCAACATCACTAAAGCTACCTTCAAG CAGCTGGGTGATGGGGACGCCAGGGACGAGACTATACTGGAGTACAGAAACAATGAGCAGATAGCTGTGAAGTTCTCCGAGGAACTGCAGGCAGGCCAGCGCTGCGTTTTGACCCTGGATTACTCCGCCGCCCTCTCTCACACCTATGGTGGTTTCTACAACAGCTCATACATCGATAAAGATGGAAACAAAAG GGTCCTTGCAGCTACGCAGTTTGAGCCACTCGCTGCCAGGAAGGCCTTCCCATGTTTTGATGAACCAGCATTCAAAGCTACTTTTCAGATTAGGATCAGCAGAAAGTCGGACTACATGGCTCTCTCCAACATGCCGTTG GCTAAATCCACCCCTCTGGAAAATGGCCTTGTGCAGGATGAGTTTGAAAAGACCACCGTCAACATGAGCACGTACTTGGTGGCGTTCATAGTAGCTAATTTTACTCCAATCAgcaaaaatgtttcaaacacCCTG GTATCAGTCTACTCTGTGCCAGAGAAGAAGGAGCACACTCACTATGCTCTGGAAATGGCCTCTAAGCTGCTGGCATTTTACAATGAGTTCTTTGAAATTGAGTACCCCCTAAAAAAACTAG ACTTGGTCGCTATCCCTGACTTCCTGGCCGGAGCCATGGAGAACTGGGGCCTCATCACTTTCCGGGAGACCACCCTGTTGGTTGGCAAAGACTCCTCTCCGCTGGAAAAACAAGTCGTCGCGTCCGTCATCGCGCACGAGCTTGCCCATCAG TGGTTTGGAAACCTGGTCACGATGAGCTGGTGGAACGACCTGTGGCTCAACGAAGGCTTTGCCACTTACATGCAGTACACGTCACTGCAGACTGTGTCGCCCAACCTGGACACT GGGAATTTGTTTCTGGCAGTGCGCTTCAGAGCCTTGGACAAAGATGCGCTGAACTCCTCCCACGCTGTGTCGGCGGAGGTTAACGCAGATGAACAAGTGGAGGAGATGTTTGACTCCGTCTCCTATGAAAAG GGTGCCTCTGTTCTCCTGATGCTGCGCGCTTCACTGCCAGAAGAGCAACAGTTCAGGAAGGGTATTATCCAATACCTCAAGGAATTCAGCCAGTTAAATACGGACACTGGTGACCTCTGGAATAGCCTCACCCAG GTTGATGTCTCCTCTCTGCACCAGAATGTATCGGAGATGATGAGCTCATGGACGTCACAGAAAGGCTTCCCTCTGGTCACTGTGAGTGTTCAGGAAGACCAGGTGGAGATCAAGCAGGAGCACTTCCTGCTGACGTCTGACGATGCCACGCGTACTTCAAG CTTGTGGAACATCCCGGTGACGTACGTCAACGACAGCTGCAGTGTGGCTCCTGAGTGCAGACAGGTGTTCCATCTCAAGTCCAAGTCAG acactCTGAAGCTCCCAGGAAAAGTCAAGTGGCTGAAGCTGAACTATCAAAACACAGGCTTCTACATTGTTCACTATGGAGATGAAGGCTGGGCTGCGCTGACGGATGCTTTGTCCAAAAATGTCAATGCTTTGACGCACGAGGACCGTGCCTCGCTTATACATAACATCTTCGCATTGTCCAG ACTTGGACGCGTCTCCTTCTATCAAGTCCTCAACCTGCTGAAATACATGTCCAGCGAGACGGAGACGGCGCCCGTGACAGAGGCGCTGTTACAGCTCAACAGCATCTACAAGCTGCTTGATAAGAGACAGGAGTCCGGTCTTCAGGCCCGCATGAAG GATTACATTCTGCGCAGTTTTGGATCTTTAATGGACAACCAGACGTGGGGAGAGGAGGACAGCGTGTCCAAACAGGAGCTGCGCTCAGCGCTGCTCGGAACAGCCTGTAGCTTGATGCAGGAAAATTGTGTTCAGCATGCCAAATCCCTCTTCAAACAGTTTGCAGAATCCAGTGGGACATTACG gatTCCAGGGGATCTGCAGCAAGTCGTTTTCACCGTCGCTGCTCAGTCGGATGAAGACTGGATGACTTTGCTCAACATGCACCAAAACGTCACCTTGGATTCAGTGAAGCGAAAAATGCTGCAAGGCTTAGCATCCACCCAGGACGCACGGCGAATAATCTG gATTCTGAAGGCGGGTCTGGACGGAACCTTCATCCAGACGCAGGACCTGCCTCTGGTCATCAACACTGTGAGTCAGGGTTTCGCAGGCTACTTGTTTTGCTGGGATTTCATTCAAGAGAACTGGGACCGCCTTATAGAAAA